A segment of the Methanosarcinales archaeon genome:
ATCTTTTTATAGATTGCGTTTCATACCATATATAGGGTACAGACCATATATTTACACTCACAGTCGCGGAAAAAGAACGGCAAAACCTACACTTATTATTCCCTTGCAGAATCCTATCGGGAAGGTAAAAAGAGCAAAAAGAAAGTTATGTGCTATCTTGGAACACTCACCCCACTGCAGGCACAGCAAATACGCAATGCGCTAAAAATAACCCAAACCCCAGATACATTTGTCACAACCTTTGATGACATGCTCTTCGAAGACCATTGGAATTACCTTGACATAGCTTTTTTAAACTATTTATGGGATGAAAAGTGGTGCCTCTCAAAGCTATTCCCATCACCAAAAGAAACCAGCAAAACCCGGAAAAAAGACATATCAACCGGTGATATCGCTAAGATCCTCACCTTCTACCGTTGTTTAGATCCCGGAAGTTACCTCTCTGCCATTGACTGGTTCAACACAACTACCTGCGACTTAATTCTTGGGATCGAGGGAGCGCATTTCAACGAATCTCGAATCTATCGTGAACTCACAGTGATCGAGCAACAAAAAGAAAAAATCGAGCAATACCTTTACGAGACAATGAAAAGTTCGGATGAAGAGGGCATGCGAATCATTTTCTATGATCATTCCGACTCATACTTCGAGGGAAAAAGCTGTCAGCTTGCAAGCCCTGGTCGAACCAAAGCACACGGGTTCAAAAACAAAAGGATAGTTATTTCACTTCTCATTAACTCAAAAGGTTACCCCTTTTCCTGGGATATTCTCGAAGATTACACTGCCGATGTCAAAACGCTAACTGGAAACGCAGATCGATGGAAACAGAAATTCAATTTACAAAAAGTTATCATGGTTTTCGATCGCGGAATGGTCTCAGATGATAACCTGAAACATCTGGAAGACAGCAAGAACTACCTGTACATTACTGCCTTGGACAAAGATCAACTGAACGGGGTTGAAGGATTTAAGCCTGAGAGGTTCAAGAACTTTACTGAAGAGACCATGGAAAATGAGATAATTTCGAAAGGTTTGACCAAATACGATGATAACACATACTACGAAGACCTGGGAGTGGATAGCAGTGACAGACGGCACATTCTGGTGTTTAACCAGGACCTTCTCCAGGATCAGCGGAAGGCCAGGGAAAAGTTCATAGGGAAAGCGATGGAGGAGTTGGGGGAAGAGAGAAACTCACTCATAGAGGCGAAAAAGAGCCGTAATGAAAATCCGACTGAAAAAAGGATTGATGAGATACTGAAGAAGTTTAAGGTGAATGGCTATTTGGATTATAGCCTTGAGGGCGAGGTCATAACTACGAAAGAGGGTTCTGAGGTTCGGACTTTCAATCTCAAATACGGAAGGAAAAAGGAGGCGATTAAAAAGGCAATGCGAACAGATGGTATGTGGATGCTGGTTACGAATATCACGGTAACTACAGAGCCTGAGGAGTTGAGGCTCAGTCCAGAAAAACTTATACGTGCATACAGGGATAAGAATAGAGTGGAAGAGGGGTTTAGGGAAGTGAAGTCTTTCCTTAAGTTCCGACCGACATTTGTGTATAGAAATGATCATGTCCGTGCACATTATACGATATGCATTCTGGCTTATCTGCTGGATGTAACTGTTACGAACAGGCTCAGGGAAGCTCCGGTCGAGGATGTGGGTGGTGTGAGGAAGGTCTATAGTACGTTTGGTAGATGTGAAGTTGCAAAGTTGGGCGTGAGGGGGACTAAATGTGAAGGTAAAAAGCTTATGCCTGTTACGGAT
Coding sequences within it:
- a CDS encoding IS1634 family transposase; the encoded protein is MCYLGTLTPLQAQQIRNALKITQTPDTFVTTFDDMLFEDHWNYLDIAFLNYLWDEKWCLSKLFPSPKETSKTRKKDISTGDIAKILTFYRCLDPGSYLSAIDWFNTTTCDLILGIEGAHFNESRIYRELTVIEQQKEKIEQYLYETMKSSDEEGMRIIFYDHSDSYFEGKSCQLASPGRTKAHGFKNKRIVISLLINSKGYPFSWDILEDYTADVKTLTGNADRWKQKFNLQKVIMVFDRGMVSDDNLKHLEDSKNYLYITALDKDQLNGVEGFKPERFKNFTEETMENEIISKGLTKYDDNTYYEDLGVDSSDRRHILVFNQDLLQDQRKAREKFIGKAMEELGEERNSLIEAKKSRNENPTEKRIDEILKKFKVNGYLDYSLEGEVITTKEGSEVRTFNLKYGRKKEAIKKAMRTDGMWMLVTNITVTTEPEELRLSPEKLIRAYRDKNRVEEGFREVKSFLKFRPTFVYRNDHVRAHYTICILAYLLDVTVTNRLREAPVEDVGGVRKVYSTFGRCEVAKLGVRGTKCEGKKLMPVTD